CAGGATGTAGGGCGACATGAACGCGATGGTGTACTGCGTGAGCGCCGCGTCGGGCAGGTGACGCAGGTGCGCCTTCGCCCGCGCGGTCGACACCTTGATGACCTCGAGTCGCCTTCGGGGATCATCCTCGTTCGTGGCGAGGTTCGCGCAGATGAAGGAGATGCCGGTGCCGGGACGCTCGTCGCCGGCGAGGCGGACGTTGACGGGAAGTCCGGCCGTGAGCGGTTCGTCTGGCAGCGCGTCCAGTTCCAGCAGGAACCGGCGCACCGCGCCGCTGCAGATGGCCAGGACGATGTCGTTCAGCGTGCAGTCGGCGGCAGCGGCGACGGCCCTGACGTCTTCGAGCGTGACGTCCTGCGTCGCGAAGCGGCGCTGGGCGGTGACGCGCCCGTTGAGCAGCGAGGCCGGGCAGGCCAGCGGCGCGGTCAACGCGTCGTCCAACCCCACGCCCGCGCAGACCAGCTCGAAGAGCGCCGGCACGACGTCGCCGAGCGATCCGGCCTGCGTGCGGAGCGTGTCGACTGCCGTCCCAAGCGTTCCAACGAGCGATCCCAGCGCACCGACCTCGCCCTGCGACTTGGCGGATGCGTCGGACGGGTCCGACGGCCGGGCCGCCCAGGGCGCGGGCATTCCCCTCGTGTCGGGGCTCGTGGAGAGCATCCGCTGCAGCATCCGCATGCCGCTGACGCCGTCGATCATCGAATGGTGCATCTTCGTGTAGACGGCGAAGCGTCCTCCCTCGAGCCCTTCGATGAAGTGGCACTCCCACAGCGGCCTCGTGAGATCGAGCGCCTGGCTGTGCAGCCGCGAGACCAGGACGCCGAGCTCGCGCTCGCCAGCGGGGCGGGGCAGTCCGGAATGTCTGACGTGATAGTCCAGATCCACCGCAGCGTCGGCGGCCCACGACGGCAGCACCCTATCGAGCCAGCCGCCAGACAGTCTCTGGCTCCAGGGCGCCGCGATGGTGTCCGCCGACTTGAACTCGGCCAGCATCTGCCCCACGAAGTCGTCCGGCGCGCCCCGGGGCAGCGAGAAGAGCTGTAGTGCCGCGACGTGCATGGGCGCCTCGCGCGATTCGACGTAGAGCCATGCCGCGTCGAGCGGGTTGAGCCAGGACATGTGGGTCTCCAGACCGGGGCGTCGGCCAATCGTCGGTGCCACGGCCATTCCGAGGCAACGTGCCGGTCGTACGCTCGGGCGAGACAGTCGACGACGAACGGCGGGGGCGGAGGCGGAGGGTTCCGGGCTCAGGATCCCTCCACCTTCAAGTACCTGTCGTACCACGCCAGGATGCGGCGCTCGACGTCGACGGTCTCGTCGACGCTGTTCGGTGGGCGGTGGCCGCCATCGACGTAGCGCACCCACTCGACCGTCTTCCCCAGCCGTCGCAGGGCGTAATAGATCTCACGCGACTGGCTGGCCGGCACGTTCGGGTCCTGGTCGCCCGTGATGTTGAGCAGCGGCGTCTTGATGCGGTCGGCGCGCAGGATGGCCGAGTGCTCGAGGTAGCGCTCCGGGTACTCCCACAGCGTGCCGCCGATGCGGTCCTGACTCTTCTCGGGCGCGTGCGTGTTGCGCACGCCGAGCCGCGGACTGTCGGTGTAGAAGCTCACCATGTTCACCTTGCCGGAGATGTTGATGGCCGCCTTGAAGCGGTCGGTCTCGGTGAGTAGCAGCACCGTGGCATACCCGCCATAGCTCGTGCCGTGCACGCCGAGCCGGTCGGGATCGGCCACGCCCATCTCGATCAGCCGGTTCGCCGCCGTCGTCACGCCCTTCACCCACGACTCGCCCGGCCGCCCCACGACGAGGTTCACCGACGGGTGGAACACGGCGTAGCCGTGATTGGCGAGCAAGGCCGCCCGGGGGTTGAAGCCGTTGTCGAAGAACGTCTCGTAGATCTCGAACACCGTCGGATAGGCCTGGCCCTTCACGTAGCCGACGGGGTACCGCAGCACGCCGTACAGGACTTTGCCGTCCACGTCCCGGTAGGACACGAGCTCGGAGGTCGGCACCGCGCGGTCGGTCATCCAGGGGTTCAGGTCCGTCAGCTTGCGGACCCGGGTGAACCCGGCATCGGCGACGTACAAATCGGCGGGGCGGTCTCCGTCGCTGCGCTGAAACACCACCGTGCGCGCGTCGCGCGACAGCCGGATGGTCGAGTAGAGGTGCGTGTCCCTGACGATCGGCGTCATCTCCTTCGTCCTCAGATCGAGCCGGACGAGGCCGCGTTGCCAGCGGTCGGGTTCGCCGTGCTGGATGAGCAGCGCGTCGCCCTCCGGGGTCCAGTCGACCAGCGTCAGGCGCGGGTTGCGCTCGGCCCGCTTCTCGTCGAGCGGCAACACCAGCTCGCGTGCGGCGTCGGCGAGCGTGACGACGTACCAGCCCTTGCGGCTCGTGACGAGCAGCCGCGAGGCATCTCGCGAGAAGGCGCTGACGACGAACGACTCCCGGCCCTCGTCGCCGTCGCCGGCTGGCTCGGCTGCCTCCTTCGCGTCCGGCCTGGGCGTCACGCTCCGTGCCGTCTGCTCGCCGATCCCCTGGACGAACACTTCGCCCTTCTCCGCCCACGCCAGCATCCGCCCGTCGTCGGACCAGCGTGGCGTGGCGGTCTTGAGTGTCTTCGCCTCGACGAGCGTCTGCGGCGTCGCTGGCGTCCCCGCCCCGAGCGGTGCGTGCTTCACGGCGTTGTGGGTGCCGAAGATGACGTCGTAGTCGGTCTTCTCGGTGGCGTCCTCGAGCAGCGTGACGAACGAACCGTCGCGCGTCACCTGGTAGCTCGTGACGCGCCTCTCGGGCAGCACGTCCGTGACCCCCCCCGTCGACGGGTCAAGCGCCACGAGCCGGCGGACGCGATCCTCCCGCCGGAGCGCGTCCCACTCGAGAAACGGCTCGGCGGACGAGTGCACGACCACCGGGCCGTCCACCTGCGCCCGGAAGGCCGCCTGCGCCCGTCGCTCCTGGTCCAACGTGCGCAACGTCACGAGCAGCGCCGAGGCGTCGGGTCGCCACACGAGGGCGGAGTTGGGCGACACCTGCGCCTCTCCGCCAACCGGCACCTGTGACAGCGCGCGCCGCTCTGCGTCCCAGACGTACAGGCTCGTGCGCGGCAGCCCCTGTTCGTCCTCGGCCACCGTCAGGATGGCCAGGCGGCGTCCGTCCCGGCTGAACGACGCCTGCCGGACGTTGCGCCGGTCGGAGAACGGGCGGTCGATCGCGCCGCTCGTGGTGTCGATCACGAGCAAGTCGAGCGAGGCCGGGGCGACGTAGCTCGGGTCGCCGAAACGGCGGTGATCGGTGCTGGCGTTGTCGCGGAGCCGACGGGTCGTGGCCGCGACCCGCCGGCCATCCTCGCTCAGGTCGAGGATGGCGAGCGTCGTCACATCGAGGACGTCCTCTGCCGTGAAGGGCGCCAGCGGCTGGGATGCCGCTGGTGCCGTCTGGATGGAACCGCAGGCGATGAGCAGCGCAACGAAGGTTCTGGTGAGGTCCATGGTGTGCTCCACGGATATACTCCCGAAACCGCCTGCGCTCGTCCAGCATCAAAGGCCCAGGGTGCCATGACACAGTCCAGGATCCTCCTCCTCGTGGCCGTCGTCGGCGCGGTGGCCGCCTTTTTCGTCTTCGACCTCCGCCAGTACCTGTCGATCGACTTCTTCGAGGCTCGGCGCACGGCCATCGACGCGTACTTCCGCGAGCACCCGGGCTCGACGGCCGGGCTGTTCGTTGCCATCTACGTCGCCGTCACGGCCCTGTCGCTGCCGGGGGCGGCCATCATGACGCTCGCGGGCGGCGCCATCTTCGGCTTCGCCACCGGACTGGTGCTCGTCTCGTTCGCCTCGTCCATCGGGGCGACGCTGGCGTTCCTCGTCGCGCGCTTCGTGGCGCGCGACTGGGTGCAGGCGCGCTTTGCCGATCGGCTCGGCCCGCTGAACGCCGGCATCGAACGCGAGGGGGCGTTCTACCTGTTCGCGCTGCGGCTCGTGCCCATCTTTCCGTTCTGGCTGATCAACCTGGCGATGGGGCTGACGCGCCTCCGCACGTGGACCTTCTACTGGGTGAGCCAGGTCGGCATGCTCGCGGGAACGGCGGTCTACGTGTACGCCGGCACCCAGCTCGGGCAGTTCCGCGTCTCGCCCGGCCTGTTGCTGGCGTTCGCGCTGCTCGGGGTCTTTCCGCTCGCGGCCAGGCGCGCACTCGACGCCGTCAAGGCGCGCCGGGTCTACGCGCGGTGGTCGGCCGGCCGCCCATCACGCTACGACTACAACATGGTCGTCATCGGCGCGGGGTCGGCGGGGCTCGTCTCGGCCTACATCGCGGCGGCCACGAAGGCACGGGTCGCACTCGTCGAGCGCCACCGCATGGGCGGCGACTGCCTGAACACGGGATGCGTGCCGAGCAAGGCGCTCATCCGCTCGGCCAAGCTGCTCTCGCACATCGCGCGCGCGAGGGAGTTCGGCATCGCCGAGGCCGGCGCCCGCTTCGACTTCGCCGACGTGATGGAGCGTGTCGCGCGGGTCGTGAAGACGGTCGAGCCCCACGACTCGGTCGAGCGCTACACCGGACTCGGCGTAGAGGTGGTCGAGGGCGGGGCGCGCATCACCTCACCCTGGACGGTTGACGTGCAGACGGCTTCAGGCGTCCGCACCCTGACCACCCGCACCATCGTCATCGCCGCCGGCGCCCGCCCGTTCGTGCCGCCGATTCCAGGACTCGAGGAGGTCGGCTACCTGACCTCCGACACGGTGTGGTCGCTTCGCGAGCGTCCAGCTCGCCTCGTCGTGCTCGGCGGCGGGCCAATCGGCTGCGAGCTGACGCAGGCGTTCGCCCGCCTCGGCTGCCAGGTCACGCAGGTCGAGATGGCACCCCGCCTCCTCCTGCGAGAGGACCCGGAGGTGTCGGAGCTCGTGAAGGCGCGCTTCGAGCGCGAGGGCATCCGGGTGCTGACCGGACACAAGGCCACCAGGTTCCTCGTGGAGGACGGTGAGAAGACGCTCGTTGCCGGGCACGAGGGCGCGGAAGTGCGCGTGCCCTTCGACGCGGTGCTGGTCGCCGTGGGCCGCATCGCGAATACCACGGGTTATGGTCTCGAGGAGCTCGGCATTCCGACGACGCCGGAGCGCACGATCCAGACCGACGACTTCCTCCAGACGCTCTACCCGAACATCCTCGCGTGCGGCGACGTGGCCGGGCCGTACCAGTTCACACACACGGCATCGCACCAGGCGTGGTACGCGACGGTCAACGGCCTCTTCGGCGCCTTCCGGCGCTTCAAGGCCGACTACCGCGTGATCCCGTGGTCGACCTTCACCGACCCCGAGGTCGCGCGCGTCGGGCTCAACGAACAGGAGGCGCGCGAGAAGCAGATCCCGCACACGACGACGGTGTACGGCATCGACGATCTCGATCGCGCGATTGCCGACGAGGAGGCCCACGGCTTCGTGAAGGTGCTCACGAAGCCGGGCACCGACCAGATCCTCGGTGTCACCATCGTCGGCGAGCACGCCGGCGACCTGCTCGCCGAGTACGTGCTCGCGATGAAGCACGGCATCGGTCTGAACAAGATCCTCGGGACGATTCACATCTACCCGACGCTCGCCGAGGCGAACAAGTACGCGGCTGGCGCGTGGAAGCGTGGCACCGTGACTCTGGGGCTGTGGGCGTTCCTCGAGGCGTTCCAGGCCTGGCGGCGCGGCGCGGGCGGACTCGGCGCGGTTGTCGCGCGCCTGCGCGCGCTCGTGGCCGACAAGCGGCCCGCTTACACGTCGGGTGAGGGTGGCGGCAATCCGAGCTAGGATAGGCTCATGCCGAAGGGCGGGCTCCTGACTGCTCGTGAAGCCGCCGCCGTAGACAGGTTCTTGGCGGGTGTGCGCCAGGCCTTCGGGTCCAATCTGCTGGCCGTCAAGCTGTTCGGCTCCAAGGTTCGTGGCGATTCGACCCCAGAGTCCGACATCGACATCCTGCTCGAAGTCGGAGAAGCCACGGTCGTCGTGGAGGATCAGGCCGTCGACATCGCGTTCGACGTCAATCTGGAGTACGACGTTTACATCTCCCCACGTGTCATTGCGCGGTCCACTCTGAACCATCCCGTCTGGCGGCTGACGGGATTCGTGCAGGCCCTGGAGCGGGAGGGCGTCCCCCTGTGACGGACGAACTGCGTGCTCTGGTCGGACACCGACTGACGCGCGCATACGACACGCTCGCAGAGGCGCGCGGACTGTGCCGGATGAACGCACCTGGAGGTGCCCTCAACCGGTTCTACTATGCCGCCCTCTATGCCGCGCGCGCCCTGCTGGCGACCGAACAGGTCGATTCGAGCAGGCACTCGGGCGTCATCGCGCTGTTTCAGAAGCACTTCGTGAAGGGCGGCATCGTCTCGCCCGATCGCTTTCGGGCTTTTCCGCGTGCGTTCGAGAAACGATTGAAGAGCGACTACGGAGACTTCGCCACCCCGACGTTGGACGAAGTACACCTCGTTGCAGAGGAAGTCGAGGCGTTTCTCGGCGACTGCGCGCGTGTCTTGCGGGAACGACAGGCACTTGCCGAGGACTGGCACCCGCCCGAACCGCAGAACCCGGGAGTGAGTCCGATCGACTAGTTGGCGACGGCGGGACCCGGTTCTCGGTCTCGCTCAGGCGTGGAGCTCGACGACGTCGCCGTCAGCGAGCGCGTGATCGCGCTGGACGGCCTGGCCGTCGAACGCGCTCGGTCCCCACACGCGCGCGAACTTCATGTCGGCCCGAAGGTCTTTGTGGATGCGTGCCGCGAGGTCGCCGACCGTGGCCCCGCGCGGCAGCGCAAAGGGAACGCTGCGATCGGCCGCACGCCCTGGTTCCTTGGTGTAGACGCGGATCACGTCGAGAAGCTCGAAGGTGAGACGACGCAGATCGTCGAGACCATTGCCCGTCGTCGTCGACACCGCCGTGAGGGTCCACGGTGTCTCGAGCAGCTCGCGCACCGCCTCCAGGTGCTCGTCGAGCGCCTCAACGAGATCGGCGTGGGTCAGGACGAGCATCGCCGGCCGAACGGTCTGCAGGCCCGACGGCGCGCCATCGTCGCGACGGGGCACGAGCTCGATGCGCTTTGGCGCAATCAGCCGCCGCACGTCATCGAACCCCTCGATGGCATCGCGTGCGTCGAGCACCACCCAGCACACATCCGCATGGCGCACGAGGTCGAAGACCCACGGCTCGACGTGGACGCTCGACACCGGCGGCAGGTCCACGAGCTGGAATGCGATGTCCTCGAAGGCCATCATGCCCGGCGTCGCTTCGCGCGTCGTGAACGGGTAGTCGCCAACCACCGGCGTCGCGCGCGTGAGCGCCCGCACGAGCGACGACTTCCCCCCGTTTGGCGGACCGACGAGCGCCACCTGGCCCGCACCCTCTCGTGGCACGATGTGGCTGAAGCCGCCCCGACCGCTCTGCCTGGCGCCCTCCTTGCGCAGCTTCGCGAGGCGAGAACGCAGGTCGGCCTGCATGTGGTCGGTCCCCTTGTGCTTGGGGATGACCCGCAGCATCTCCTCGAGCGCGGCGACCTTCTCCTCGATCGTGCGTGCCTCACGGAACGCCTGTTCGGCGCGGTGATACTCGGGCGTCAGGTTCGCTGGCATCGGACCCCGTTGCTGGCGCGAGCGTACCGCCGGCAGGCTCCTCACCTCAAGGGCGGCGTGCTCGACGGCGCGCGCCGATGCCGCGTCGCCTGCTCGTAGGCGTACGCCAGCCGAAACAGGGTCGACTCCGACCACGCACGACCGAAGAACGTGATCCCGGCAGGCAGCGTGTCGCCCCGGGTGTAGCCCATCGGCACCTGGACGGACGGGAATCCCGTGACCGGGGAGAAGAACTGGCTGTTGTCGCCGTGCGGTGTGTTCAGGTCGCCAATGAGCCGCGGGAGGTTGCTCCACGTGGGGTACACGAACGCGTCGAGTTGCAGGCGATCCATGGTGTCGAGCACCGCCCGACGCACGCGTTCGCGGTACGCCGAGTCGGCGGCGCACTCCGGCGAGTCGGGGCCGTGCTCCGGACCCTGTTCGGCCTGCTCGAGCCGGCGCTGCACGGACGGGTGGAAGCGACCCGACGCGATGACCTCGGCGAGGCCCTTCACCGGAACGCGATCGCCGTGCGAGGCGAGATATCGGTTGATGTCGTACTTGAAGCCCATGCACGGGCCCACACCCTGCGGTCGGCGGATGTCGTCGAGCCCTTCGACGGTCGCCGGGTCGACGACAATCGCCCCCGCGCGCTGCAGGTCGGCCATGGCGCGCGTGAAGACGTCGACCACCTCAGGGTCGGTGGTGGGACGCTCGTAGGCCTGCCGAAGGATGCCGAGCCGCGCCCCGCGGAGGCCGTCCGGCCGAAGCGCCGCGAGGTAGTCTTGCGGCAGGTGCGCTCGCGCGGCGGCGGTGACGGGATCGGCGGGATCCTCGCCGGCGACGACCTGGAACACCGCCACAGCGTCGGCCACGGTGCGCGTCATGGGGCCCGCGATGTCGGCAAGCAAGTTGAGCGGCGCCACGCCTCCGCGGCTCGTCAACCCCATCGTCGAGCGGATGCCGACGAGCCCCTGGTGTGCCGAGGGACCACGGATGGAGTTGCCCGTATCGCTGCCAAGACCCACGAGGCCGAAGCTCGCGGCGACCGCGGCGGCCGTCCCGCCGCTCGAGCCGGCGGTGACGCGATCGAGGGCATACGGGTTCTTCGTATAACCGGGCAGGATCGAGCTCACGGTCTCGTAGGGCGTGAACGCCCACTCGGCCATGTTCGACTTGGCCAGGACGATGGCGCCGGACTCCTTGAGGCGTCGCACCTGGAACGCGTCCTTGTCGGAGACGAACCCTTCGAGCGCCAGCGACCCGTTCGCGCTCTGTAGGCCGACGGTCTCGAAGTTGTCCTTCACGATGGTCGGAACGCAGTGCAGCGGGCCGACTCGGCCGCCCGACGCGAACCTCGCATCGAGCGTGTCGGCGGCCTCCAGCGCGCCGGGGTTCAGCTGGACGATCGCGTTCAGTGCGGGGCCGTTTCTGTCGTAGGCGGCGATCCTGGCGAGCGAGGCCTCGACGAGGGCGCGACAGGTGAGGCGGCCGGCCTTCATGGCCGCGTGCACGTCCGCGATGGTCGTTTCGACCACCTGGAATGGCGCCGGCGTCTGTGCCGCGGGCGCGACGAACAGGATCGTCGCGATCAGGATGGAGTGAACCGCGTGACGCATTCGCGCATCTTACACGCGCGTCGGCCGGATGCCATCCGGGCGTGTCAATCGACCCCAATCCGACATTCGGCCTGCGACCACCGGCCAGCGGCGACCGGCCAGCACGATGACGATCGCCGCCGTCTCCGTGATCGGCACCGTCACCGGCAGTGAGGCGAAGGCCAGTCGTTCAATCGTTGATTTCTCCAACCAGGCCACCAGCCGCCAGCCTGTAGCCGCCAGCCAGATTGGTGGATCAGGGTTGATTACTCGCCCGCGCCCTTGAACTGGTCGCCCTCCTCGGCGAAAAGGAGGTTGAAGCTCGTGAGCGATCCGTAACAGGCCGTGATGTAACTCTGCAGCCTGACCTTCGCGTCCTCGGGCAGCTCCGACGCGTTGACCTGCTGTTCGAGCGTGCGCAGCCGGTTGCGCAGCATCACCACCTTGTGGAAGAAGGTCTCGATAGGCCAGCGCTTCTCCTGCGTGCCGTTGCCCGGTTCGAGCACGAGCGTGCCGCCGCGCCACTTGTCGGCTGGCACCACGGGCGTCACCCCGGCTTCTTCTCGCAGGACACGGCGCAGCAACACCTCGAGGTCGGCCGCCGAGATCGACATGTCGGGTCCTTCCTGATCGCCGGCGCCGCGGCTGGCGCGGACCTCACGATCGGAGACGATGGGAAGCGGCGTGCGCTCGGGACGGTCGGACGTCGGCTGAAGAAAAGTGCCTCGAGCTGGCGGCCGCGCAACCCCCGGCGCAGGCGCGCCCGCGGACGCCCCCCGGAAGTTGTGCTGGCTGCCGCAGTAGTCGCACTGCGTCCGGATGGGTCGTCCCGTCGGATCGGCCACGATCACGGTGTGCATGCGGTCGATCTTGCAGGCGAGGCAACGGTCTTCGACCGTGTCACCCGCGCGGTAGCGTCTCGGAATAGTCGCCATCACCGTGTGATCCGATACNNNNNNNNNNNNNNNNNNNNNNNNNNNNNNNNNNNNNNNNNNNNNNNNNNNNNNNNNNNNNNNNNNNNNNNNNNNNNNNNNNNNNNNNNNNNNNNNNNNNCCTCCCGCCGAGTATACGTGGTCGCGGGGCGTTCACAGCACGACGCCGAGAGGCCGCTTCAGGGCGAAGGCACACGCCATCGACAGCACGATGAACCACACCATCCAGTGCAGCTCGACGCCAAGCGCGGAGACCCCTCGCGAAGGATAGGCGACCTCGATCGAGAGGAGGCCCCTGCCGTCGGGTAGAGGCGGCTCGGCAGGATGGAGCATCTCGGCGGCGAGGCCGCGCGCAGGTCGGATCGGAGAACGGCGCGCCACTCGATTCGATGCGTGGAGGCTCTTGGAGAAGGCCTCTCCTCCGAGTCGGACGACCAGCGTGTACTCGCCGGGACGATCGACGGCGACCCGCCAGGCGGCCTCGTTCGTCGAAGCGGTCCACGCCATCGGGGTCTCGACGCGGACGCCTTCGGGCGCCTCGAGCGTGAGTGCCGGCTCCGCTGCGGGCTTCGCGCCGGCAACGGAGCCCGTTCGTGCCTGCCAGTCGGCGGCGAGCCGAACCTTCACGACCGAGGTCCGACCCGGTTCGACACCGTCGTAGGCGAAGAACGACTGCAGTTGCGCCGTCAGCAGGACGAGCGGCACGAACGCCCAGAGCAGGGGAACGGACGACAGCCGCAGGTAGGTCAGGTTGTGCCGGACCAGTTCTGCCTGCGTGCGCAGAATCGCCCGTGGATCGTCACCAAACAGCCGGATTTCGAACACGCCGGCGCGGATGGCCCGTTTGACTTCGGCGAGACGACGCTGATTCGACGTGGCGCGGACGACGAGCAGCAGGGCGACGCCCGTCGCGGCCGACAGCAGCGCCAGCCCGGCGAGGCGGGGAAGTTGGCCGAGCAGCGCCATCAGCGGGTCGATGCCAGCGGCGACGAGGCGGTTGACGAGGTTCATGCGAGGGCTCTGGGAGCATGGCGCGGGCGAGGCCCGCCTTCACGACAAGTACCCCAACCCACTCAGCTTCTTGCGGATCTCTTCCTCGGAGTCGGCCTGCTCGAGCCTCGCGATCTCCTTCTCGAGCACGTGCGTGACGAACTCCTCCACCGAGGAGTACCCCGCCAGGTCGGCGTGCCGTTTCACCCTGATCCACAACGGCTTGTCGAGCTTGATCGACTTTCCTCCGAACATGGTGCCTCCTGCCAGTCCTACTTCGCCGCGCCCTCGCGGATGCCGAACTCGGCGAGCAGCGACCCGGCGAGCGCCTTGAGCGAGTCGGCCGGCCGGCGCAGCGGTCGGTTGGTCAGCAACAGGCCCGGGACCGCCTCATGGTCCATGCAGTGATCGCCGCTCCACGGGCTGGTGTTGTCGACGATCACCTCGCGAGGCATGCCGCCGAGCGCCGACTCGTTCGAGCAGCGGAACCCCTTCGCGTAGCCGATGATGAGGTCGGGCGCGCCTTCGAGGCCACTCGGGTCGCTGAACGTCCGGTCTGGCCGATAGACCCTGGCGATGGCGGCCTCGCCTGAGGCGGGGTCGATGACGCGAAGCAGCCTCTCGCCCAGTTCGTCGAGCAGCGCATCGCGGTCGGCCTCCCGTACCGCGCCCTCTGGTTCCCGCCCCGCCAGGTTGACGTAGAGGCCGTTCAGCCCGAGTCCATACGCGCGGCTGCGTGCCCAGTCGACGTTGCCGAAGAACCCGAGGTCGACCGGACGGCCGGGGTCGCGAAGGGCGAGGTAGCCCTGGTCGCGCAGCCAGCTGTTCAAGTGGAACGCTCGGCGCCACGACGTGAACCCATGGTCCGACATCACGATCAGCGTCGTCTCGGGGCCGAGGCGATCGAGCGTCTCGCCGACCACCCGGTCGAGTTCCACGTACGCGTCTCGAATCACGTCGCGATAGGGAGGGTCGGCCACGGGGTCGTAGGCCGGGTGGCCCGGATCCATCGGACGCCACATCACGTGGCTGATCTGGTCGAGGTTGCCAACGTAGAAGAAGAGAAGGCCGTCCTCGAACCGATCGAGGAGGTAGGCCAGCTGCGCCTTCACCTCTTCCCCCGCAAGGCGCGCCTGCGCGAGGAACTCGTCGCGGTCGAACACGCCTTCCTCGAGGGCCTTCGTGTCTTCCGGCATGCCCTGGGTGTAGTAGCGTCCCGTGGCCCTGGCGAGGTCGGCCGCAAACGATCCGGGCGTCGAGATGGGCAGGGCGGGCGCCAGCGGGTCGATGTTCACAGGACTGGCGTAGAGCTCGAAGTCGGGCCGGACCTGTCGGAGGTAGAAGCGCACCATGCCACGCAGCCGCTGCAGCGGCATCAGACTGAACTCGACCGGCACCCAGTCGCTCCACTCGCCGGCCTGCAGCACGCGCTCCTCACCCCCGACGACGATGCGGGCGAGGGGCCGGGTGCCGTCGATCCACACCGTGAACGGCGCCGCCACCTTCTCGGGTTCCCGCAGGAACGGGTTGTCGGGGCCGAAGAGCGCTGCATCGACGCGGCCGCCGCGCACGGTGACACGATGCACCTCGCCGCCCGCGACCTGCCGTCCGCTGAAGGCGAAGGACGCCGACGTGTAATACGAGAACGACCCGTAGCTGCCGACGAGATCGGGCGTGCCCATGCCGCTCAACTCGCGGTGCGCGCTCCCCGACGGCGGGAAGTTGGCTGGCATCCTCACGATGGTCGAACGGATGCCGTGCCGCTCGAGGGCCTCCCAGAACGGCCGTCCCCGGCGCAGCAGTTCCACGCGCCCGCTGCCGAGCGGGAGCCGGTACTTGCCGAACGTCAGGCTTCGCGACGGGTCGACGACACGCGACATCGACAGGAACGGCGTCCGCGTGGACGCCTCGCGGTGCAGAAAGTCGTAGATGCCGTGGCCACTCGGGTCGTGGCCCGTGATGAAGTTCGACCAGGCCACGGGGCTCTGAGGCGGCACGCTCGTCCGGAGCGGCGTGAAGCCGCCCGTGGCCGCGGCGCGGGCGAAGTTCGGCATCCTCCCCTGTGCGATCAACTCCGAGGCGAGGCCGTGGTCCATGCCGTCGAAGCCGAGCACGACGACGCGTCGACCTCGCTCCTGCGGGCTCGAGCAGGCCGGCCCGAGCAGCCCCGACACCAGCACGACGAGCGAGGTCACGACGCCCCATCTCATCGGCCTGGCTCCGCGGCGACCGCGAAAAGCGGACGGCCTTCCATGTAGGGCGGCGGCGTGACGCCGAACAGCGCGAGCGCCGTGGGCGCGATGTCGACGAGCGACGGATCGGCGACGTCGATGCGGCGGTTGCAGAAGAGGACCCCGGGCACGAGGCGGGCATCGACCGAGTGGTCGCCACTCCATGGCCGGGTGTTGTCTTCGAAAACCGGCCCGGCCACGCGGCCCGAGGCGCTGCCCCACGAGACGCGGTAGCCGTGGTTGCAGCCCACGATCAGATCCGGCGCGTGCTCGAGGTACGGCCCCGAGTACACCGACGAGGCGTCGAACACCTCCCGGATGGCCACGTCCCCCGTCTCGTCATCGACGAGGCCCGTGAG
The DNA window shown above is from Acidobacteriota bacterium and carries:
- a CDS encoding wax ester/triacylglycerol synthase family O-acyltransferase gives rise to the protein MSWLNPLDAAWLYVESREAPMHVAALQLFSLPRGAPDDFVGQMLAEFKSADTIAAPWSQRLSGGWLDRVLPSWAADAAVDLDYHVRHSGLPRPAGERELGVLVSRLHSQALDLTRPLWECHFIEGLEGGRFAVYTKMHHSMIDGVSGMRMLQRMLSTSPDTRGMPAPWAARPSDPSDASAKSQGEVGALGSLVGTLGTAVDTLRTQAGSLGDVVPALFELVCAGVGLDDALTAPLACPASLLNGRVTAQRRFATQDVTLEDVRAVAAAADCTLNDIVLAICSGAVRRFLLELDALPDEPLTAGLPVNVRLAGDERPGTGISFICANLATNEDDPRRRLEVIKVSTARAKAHLRHLPDAALTQYTIAFMSPYILQLLTGLGGHLRPAFNVTISNVQGPDHLLYLNGARLDSMYPMSLLSHGQALNITCLSYAGRLNFGITGCRDTLPHMQR
- a CDS encoding prolyl oligopeptidase family serine peptidase; this translates as MDLTRTFVALLIACGSIQTAPAASQPLAPFTAEDVLDVTTLAILDLSEDGRRVAATTRRLRDNASTDHRRFGDPSYVAPASLDLLVIDTTSGAIDRPFSDRRNVRQASFSRDGRRLAILTVAEDEQGLPRTSLYVWDAERRALSQVPVGGEAQVSPNSALVWRPDASALLVTLRTLDQERRAQAAFRAQVDGPVVVHSSAEPFLEWDALRREDRVRRLVALDPSTGGVTDVLPERRVTSYQVTRDGSFVTLLEDATEKTDYDVIFGTHNAVKHAPLGAGTPATPQTLVEAKTLKTATPRWSDDGRMLAWAEKGEVFVQGIGEQTARSVTPRPDAKEAAEPAGDGDEGRESFVVSAFSRDASRLLVTSRKGWYVVTLADAARELVLPLDEKRAERNPRLTLVDWTPEGDALLIQHGEPDRWQRGLVRLDLRTKEMTPIVRDTHLYSTIRLSRDARTVVFQRSDGDRPADLYVADAGFTRVRKLTDLNPWMTDRAVPTSELVSYRDVDGKVLYGVLRYPVGYVKGQAYPTVFEIYETFFDNGFNPRAALLANHGYAVFHPSVNLVVGRPGESWVKGVTTAANRLIEMGVADPDRLGVHGTSYGGYATVLLLTETDRFKAAINISGKVNMVSFYTDSPRLGVRNTHAPEKSQDRIGGTLWEYPERYLEHSAILRADRIKTPLLNITGDQDPNVPASQSREIYYALRRLGKTVEWVRYVDGGHRPPNSVDETVDVERRILAWYDRYLKVEGS
- a CDS encoding FAD-dependent oxidoreductase translates to MTQSRILLLVAVVGAVAAFFVFDLRQYLSIDFFEARRTAIDAYFREHPGSTAGLFVAIYVAVTALSLPGAAIMTLAGGAIFGFATGLVLVSFASSIGATLAFLVARFVARDWVQARFADRLGPLNAGIEREGAFYLFALRLVPIFPFWLINLAMGLTRLRTWTFYWVSQVGMLAGTAVYVYAGTQLGQFRVSPGLLLAFALLGVFPLAARRALDAVKARRVYARWSAGRPSRYDYNMVVIGAGSAGLVSAYIAAATKARVALVERHRMGGDCLNTGCVPSKALIRSAKLLSHIARAREFGIAEAGARFDFADVMERVARVVKTVEPHDSVERYTGLGVEVVEGGARITSPWTVDVQTASGVRTLTTRTIVIAAGARPFVPPIPGLEEVGYLTSDTVWSLRERPARLVVLGGGPIGCELTQAFARLGCQVTQVEMAPRLLLREDPEVSELVKARFEREGIRVLTGHKATRFLVEDGEKTLVAGHEGAEVRVPFDAVLVAVGRIANTTGYGLEELGIPTTPERTIQTDDFLQTLYPNILACGDVAGPYQFTHTASHQAWYATVNGLFGAFRRFKADYRVIPWSTFTDPEVARVGLNEQEAREKQIPHTTTVYGIDDLDRAIADEEAHGFVKVLTKPGTDQILGVTIVGEHAGDLLAEYVLAMKHGIGLNKILGTIHIYPTLAEANKYAAGAWKRGTVTLGLWAFLEAFQAWRRGAGGLGAVVARLRALVADKRPAYTSGEGGGNPS
- a CDS encoding nucleotidyltransferase domain-containing protein; amino-acid sequence: MPKGGLLTAREAAAVDRFLAGVRQAFGSNLLAVKLFGSKVRGDSTPESDIDILLEVGEATVVVEDQAVDIAFDVNLEYDVYISPRVIARSTLNHPVWRLTGFVQALEREGVPL